gaaaaagggggctcttccCCCTAGGTTTCACTGCCTCTCTACCATCTGGGCTTCCTCTGAGAGGCCTCTGAAGGGCAGGCGGGAGGCGGCGGTCGCAATCTTGCGGTTGACACTGGGTTCAAGGTTCATCTCACAGAGAGCGAAGGGAGAGGCTTTCCCGCCTTGCACTCTGTTTAGACACCCAACACCTCCTCTCTGTCGGAAGCCCGTCTGAGTCGAGAGTAATTGGAGCCCGCGCAATTTGGAGCCCTGCCTCTGTCCTTGAGATTTGGAAccggtctctttccaccgaggaagcagcagcttggcctagtagcctgggagtaagaaggatctacactgtgagcccgctgctgggtcgggaccgtctctagatgttgccgacctgtccttcccaagcgcttagtccagtgctctgcacacggtaagcgctcaatatatatatatgtttgtacgtatttattactctatttatttatttatttattttatttgtacctatctattctatttattttattttgttagtatgtttggttttgttctctgtctccccctttcagactgtgagcccactgttgggtggggactgtctctagatgttgccaatttggacttcccaagcgcttagtacagtgctctgcacatagtaagcgctcaataaatacgattgatgatgatgatgatgatgtatgtatctgtaattttattaatttgtattgaggTCTCGCTCCGCCtctctcatgataataataataatgatggtatttgttaagcgcttcctatgtgccaagcactgttctaagcactggggtagatacaaggtaatcggattgtcccacgtggctcactggaaagagcccgggctttggagtcagaggtcgggggctcaaatcccggctccgccacttatcagctgcgtgactttgggcaagtcacttaacttctctgggcctcagttaccccatctgtaaaatgggcattaagactgtgagccccccgtgggacaacctgatcaccctgtaacctccgcagcgcttagaacagtgctttgcatatagtaagcgcttaataaatgccattattattattagtaatccccattttacagatgaggtaacaggcacagagaagttaagtgacttgcccgaagttacacagctggtaagtggcagagccgctcgCTGTGagaaggaaatgtcactgtttattgtggtattgtactttcccaagcgcgtagtacagtgctctgcactcagtaagcgcttaataaataggattgaatgaatgctgtgtgatcctgagcaaaccatttcacttccctgggcctcagctacttcatctgtaaaatggggattaagactgtgagccccatgtgggacacgggctattcccaaccttattaccttctatctcAGAACAGCGCCCGGCAACCTCTGGACCCGGGCCCCACGTGGAGCAGAAGCTGTGACTGACCTAATCCCGTAGCCTCTgtcccagcgcctagcacagcgTCCGCACCCATAGACACTTGATAAATTCCATAATGAACTAATGAGACACCCCTGCCATCCCGCCCCGGGGAAAGATGAAACACGAGAGACGGCCTCACCTGCGCGGCCCCGCCGGAGCCGCTCCCCGTCTTCCGGATCTTCTTCTCCCGGTGCTTGTCCGCATCCTCCAGCTGCCTGGATCTTTTGTGGCTGCCGGAAGCCTCCTGGAcggcgccgggccgggccgggctctcTCTGCGGCCCGTCTCCTCCCAGGCGTCGAGGGAATCCATCTCTTCGGGTGCCCCGGGGAGGAACTCCTCGCTTATGTACCGGGCGGGGCTCAGCCTCAGCTGGGCGCCGAGGAACGCGAAATTCCCGGCTTGGCTGGTGGAGGGCTGGCTGTCCAAAATCCGCCGGTCAACGGGGACCGCTGACCTCTCCTCTGGACCCTCCATTCCTGTGACGCTGGAGTTTCTTTTGTTCGGCAGCCTGGGCAAGAAGACCCCTAAGGAGTGCCGCcccaccttacttctctccttgaGAACAGGCCGCTCAGGCAGGTCGCCATCCTTGGGACAACTCTTCCTCTCTCCGCGGGGATCCCACTTCCCGCTCGTGCTGGGACGGTCCCGGCTTTTGGCGGCGGGCACGTACTCCTCTGCCCGGCGCGCCGCCGCGGACGACTGCTCTGGGACGTTTGATTCGGGGTCAGTTCGCGCTGGTGAAATAACTTCCGACTTCCTCTTCATGTTACGGAGCTGCACCTTGATGTTGGTGATCCCTGAGGTTGGGGAGGGCATTTTCGGATCGGGCAGTTGGGAAGCGCCGCTGGGGATCGGGTCCATCTGCGCAGGCGGGTCCGATTTAGTTTGAGGGTCTCCGCCGGCACTATCTCCTCCGGGCGCTGGCAcgttttcttttcccttcctctcaccGAGGCCATCGGGCTCTTGTGCAGCATGGAACATTTGGGATTCGTTTTCACACGCAGCCACTGGATGCCCTCCTACAGGGCCCGGAGGCTTTGATGCCTCGGGACTGGAGACGTCATGTCCCTTCTCCTCTAATCCCGGTGGGAGTGGAGAGGTAAAGACATCATCTTCTGGGGTCTCCATCCCTTGGCTTTCTCCTGCCTCATCAGGGAAGTTTTCCAAACGACCCTCCGGCAGCTTAAATGACACTCTCTTTGATTTAGGCTTAACTACCTTTTCGAGATCCTGGCCTAACGCTAAAGTTTGGCATTTTTGAGGCGAATCATCCGGAGAGGGCTCGGTCTTCGGCCCAGCCAAGCTTTTGCGCCTATTTCCCTCTGAGGGACACTTGTCTCGGATCCTCGTCTTCTCCGAGGTCTCATAAACTGGGTCGGCGGTGCGGGAGCCGGTTGGCTCCAGGCTGTCGAGATTGTCGGAAAACACAGCTGCTTTTTCCGCGGGAGCGGTAAGCGCACCGCTTGCTTGCCGTCCGCCCGGGGGAACGTCGTGTCTCTTGGGGAGCCCGACAGCATCACTGCCATCCTCTGAGAGGAAGACGGTCCTGTCGCTAAGAGCAGATGCCATCTTTGGCTCAGCCAAGCCCGTTCTTCTATCCACCTCGGCCGCGGACTTGTCTGTCATCACGGACCTCTCCGGGATCTTGAAGTCAATGTTAACAGTGTGAGATCTGGTCAGTTCCAAGTCATCGAGATTGTCTGAAAGCACAACGGTCTTTTTTGCAGGGACAGGAGGCATCCCACTCTCTTGCCGTGTACCTGGCAGAAGTCTTCTGCCGCCCACCGCATCCGTACGTCTTCGGGTGATCTCCATATCACCCTCGCCATCTCCTGAGAAGAAGATGGTGTTGTCACCACAGGCAGACACCATCTTCGGTTCGACCGAGCCCCTTCTTCTACCGACTTCCGCTGCGGACTTGTCTGGAATCGCCGTCCTCTCCGGGATCTTGAAGTCGATGTTCACAGTGTGCGATCTGGTCAGTTCCAAGTCATCCAGCTCGTCTGCAAACACAACTGTCTTTTCTGCAGGGGCAGTAAGGAtcccactttcttgctgtgttcCCAGGAGAACACTCTGGCCactttctgtgtctgtctgtctttggGTGATCTCCATATCATTCTCGCCATCGCCCGAGAAGAAGGTGGTCTTATCGTTACCGGTAGATGCCATCTTTGGTTCAGTCAAGGCTGTTCTTGCCACCTCTGAAGTGGACTTGTCTGGAATCATCGTCCTCTCCAGGATCTTGAAATCAATGTTAACAGTGTGTGATCTGGTCAGTTCCAAGTCATCGAGGTCATCTGCAAACGCAACCGTCTTTTCTGCAGGGACAGCAACGATCCCACTTTCTTGCTGTTCACCCGGCAGAGAGCTTTTGTCACCTACTGGGTCCGTATGTCTTTGGGTGATCTCCATATCACCCTCGCCATCTCCTGAGAAGAAGATGGTTTTGTCACTACCGGAAGACACCATCTTTGGTTCAGCCAAGCCTGTTCTTCTAACCACCTCCGACGTGGACTTGTCTGGAATCACTGGCTTCTCCAAGGTTTGGTAATCGATTTTAACGGTGTGGGATCTGGTCAGTTCCAGGTCATCGTGATGGTCCCCAAACACGACTGTTTTTTCTGCAGGGACAGTAAGCACCCCACTTTCTTGCTGCTCCCCAGTAAGAAGAGTTTTGCCTCCGCCCACGATCACATGCCCTTTGGTGATCTCCATATCACCTTCGTCATCTTCTGAAAATAAGACGGTCTTGTCACGACCGGTAGACAGCACCACTGGCTCAGCCGAGCCTGTTCTTCTAACCACCTCTGCCGTGGACTTGTCTGGAATCGCCGTCCTCTCCAGGACCTTGAAGTCAATGTTGACGGTGTGGGATCTGGTCAGTTCCAGGTCTTCGAGATTGTCCGAAAACACGACTGTTTTTTCTGCAGCGAGAGGAAGCGTCCCACTTTCTTGCCGTTGACCCAGGAGAAAGCTTTTGCCACCTACTGTGTCCGAATGTCTTTGGGTGATCTCCATGTCACCTTCGTCATCCTCCGAAAAGAAGACGGTCCTGTCACTGCCGGTAGACAGCACCACTGGCTCAGTCAATCCTGTTCTCCTAACCAGCTCTGACGTGGACTTTTCCGGAGTCGTCTTCTTTTCCAGGGTCTTGAAATCAATGTTGACGGTGTGGGATCTGGTCAGTTCCAGGTCTTCGAGACTGTCCGAAAACACGACTGTTTTTTCTGCAGCGAGAGGAAGCATCCCACTTTCTTGCCGTTCACCCAGGAGAAAGCTTTTGCCACCTACTGTGTCCGAATGTCTTTGGGTGATTTCCATGTCACCTTCGTCATCCTCCGAAAAGAAGACGGTCCTGTCACTGCCGGTAGACAGCACCACTGGCTCAGCCAATCCTGTTCTCCTAACCAGTTCTGACGTGGACTTTTCCGGAGTCTTCTTCTTTTCCAGGGTCTTGAAATCAATGTTGACGGTGTGGGATCTGGTCAGTTCCAGGTCTTCGAGATTGTCCGAAAACACGACTGTTTTTTCTGCAGCGAGAGGAAGCGCCCCACTTTCTTGCCGTTGACCCAGGAGAAAGCTTTTGCCACCTACTGTGTCCGAATGTCTTTGGGTGATCTCCATGTCACCTTCGTCATCCTCCGAAAAGAAGATGGTCCTGTCACTGCCGGTAGACAGCACCACTGGCTCAGCCAATCCTGTTCTCCTAACCAGTTCTGACGTGGACTTTTCCGGAGTCTTCTTCTTTTCCAGGGTCTTGAAATCAATGTTGACGGTGTGGGATCTGGTCAGTTCCACGTCTTCGAGATTGTCCGAAAACACGACTGTTTTTTCTGCAGCGAGAGGAAGCATCCCACTTTCTTGCCGTTGACCCAGGAGAAAGCTTTTGCCACCTACTGTGTCCGAATGTCTTTGGGTGATCTCCATGTCACCTTCGTCATCCTCCGAAAAGAAGACGGTCCTGTCACTGccagtagacagcaccactggCTCAGCCAATCCTGTTCTCCTAACCAGTTCTGACGTGGACTTTTCCGGAGTCTTCTTCTTTTCCAGGGTCTTGAAATCAATGTTGACGGTGTGGGATCTGGTCAGTTCCACGTCTTCGAGATTGTCCGAAAACACGACTGTTTTTTCTGCAGCGAGAGGAAGCATCCCACTTTCTTGCCGTTGACCCAGGAGAAAGCTTTTGCCACCTACTGTGTCCGAATGTCTTTGGGTGATCTCCATGTCACCTTCGTCATCCTCCGAAAAGAAGACGGTCCTGTCACTGCCGGTAGACAGCACCGCTGGCTCAGCCAATCCTGTTCTCCTAACCAGCTCTGACGTGGACTTTTCCGGAGTCTTCACCTTTTCCAGGGTCTTGAAATCAATGTTGACGGTGTGGGACCGTGTCAGTTCCAGGTCGTCGAGATCATCCGCAAATACGACTGTTTTATCGACAAGCCCCGGCGGGTTGGTTCTAACGGCTCTCTGATCTCCTAAGACATTTTTACCTTCCACTGTAGTTGTGTGACACCTAGTTAGCTCCATGTCACCCTCTGAAAACTCCTGGGTCTTCTCACTAGCAAGAGGCTTTGCGATCGAAGCTCCCTTGGACGGCATCTCCTCGGGCCAAGAACAATGCCCTGGGGCTGTGGAAATTGTCTTTTCGGAGTTTGCGGTTGGCTGTGCCTGACTGAAGTCCAGCCCAGAGCCATCCTGCTTTATTGGCCCGGCCTGACTTTGGGTGAAATCCTTATCCGATGAATCAGGAGTGAAGAAGGCTCTGTCGGGCAGCCCGCTCTGTGGTTTACAGATTATACTCGCGGGGACTGTGTCGTCACCCTTCGGCACTGCAGGGCCAGCTCCCAGGTCAGTGACGGTGGGATGGCTTGGGGGCCTGCCTAGACCTTGCTGTGCCTCTAAAAAGGCAAAGCCCCGaacagaagaggtggaggaggagagagctagaCTTTTTCTCAGCTGCTCGGGACCCCGGGAACTTCCCTTTAAAGCGGGTTTCAATGCGCGGCTGTTAATGTCGAGAGTGTGGCTTGTAGTCATTTCGACGTCACCGCGTCCTGTGGCATCGGGAGACATCGGTCGCCTGGAAGGAATGCCTGCCCCCGGACCTTCCAACGCCTCCTCTCTCTCAAGGGCCGCGGCATCCAGGGGTGCTTCAGTTTGAGATCCTGCCTTCTGCGAGGCGGCCTCTTCCTTGTCTTGGAGGCTAACGGCCACCGCGTGTCTTTTGGCTCCTTCCGTTTCTTCTGCCGCGTCCAAACCGGGAACCGCCACTCTGCCGCCTAAGGGGAAGGGCTTTTGGCTCGGCCCTGAGGACGCGGGGGCGGCCCGCTCTGTTTTCGGAGGCATCTCGGTATAACTCTGGCCAGGCCCCAGAGGATTTTTACTAACTGCCCCAGGCGAGAAACTCCCGGGATTTTCCGAGGCCTCCTCGGGGCTAGCGTCAAAAACGGCCCAAGCCCCCGGAAAGGCTGTGCCGGGCCAGGTGGGGGCCGGACCCTCGGCTGCCTGAGGCATCGTGTGATTGTCTATTACCACCGTGTGGCTTCTGGTGATATCCATTTCGTTGTCTGCCTTCACTGTTGGGTCTTCGGGACTGGGGTCCTGTGGAGGAATCCCGCAAACCCCAGGATTGCCGGTCAGACCCACTGTGACCTCGGAACCCCGATTCTCTCTGTCGGAGGGCTCGTGTCCAGAGGAGAGAATGGGTCCGGTCTGATTCACAGTCAAATCCATAAAGTCTTCGGGGCCACCAAGAGTTCCTCCCCGACATTCACCCGGCTTTAACAAGGCCTCACTGCCCGGGGGCCCGAAGGTCTGAATGACAGCTGAGTGGTGTTGGGTTATGTCCATTCCATCGTCTTGTTCTCCGAAGAGTCTGGTCCTGTAGCTACTGTCCTCTTGGCCCGGAGACACGTCGCTGCCCGGATCTCGAGAACGGAGAGAGGTAAGAGTGTTTTCTGTATCAGGCCCGTTGCCTGAGGCGCTAGTAGGTTGGCCCGGTCTCAATCTACTCAACAAGTCACTGAAATTGAACTTCTTTTCAGAAGAGAGGTTTGGTTCCATTTGGAACACGTATTCGTCGGCTGCTTCATTAGGGTTGGAGGAGAAACCGCACCTCTCGCTCCTCTCCGATCCTGCGGTGTTGTCCTTCAGGCTAGCCAGGAAGGATTTGGTGTCTATCTTCTTGGACTCTTCAGTCCTCTCTAAGAGGCCCTGGGAGATCATCACGGTGTGACTGGCCGTGAGGTCCATCTGGTTTTCATCTGCAAAGACCACGGTTCTGTCAGTCGCCGGCCGATCTCCGTAGGCGGGGTCCCCAGTCGGTCCCTGAAACAGAAGACAAGCTCCCAGAGATCAGCTCGGAAATCCTCCAGGAGTCATCTCCCACTTCATTTGTCTATTCGCCGGGTTAGGTTCTCCCAACCAGCCACTCGGTCCTTTCGGGCCACTGCTGCGCTTCCGGAGCCCTTCCGTACTCTGCAACTTACTCACCCTATTTAAGCAGTTTCTCCTCTACAAAtcccttttcccattctcttcttccaaaACTCTACAACTGTTTTGCACCagtctccccggctagactgtaagctccctgagagcagggatcccgatttgtttatatccaccccagcacttagtacagtgcctggcacgtagtaagcgcttaacaaataccataattattattattattattgtcctctcccaagctcatggtacagtgcttggcacacagaaggcactcaagcAATATTATTAGTGATTAATCTCTGAGCGCAAGGAGAGCACTCAGTGCACAACCCAATTTAATAGAATGAAGAAAGTTAATTGCCCCAAGAATCTAAGTGAAGGATCAGAACCCAATCCAACACCAtttatacaatcaatcatatttactgagcgcttactgtacagagcactgtactaagcgcttgagaatgtacagtacaacagagttgggctTGAGaaagcaaaatacaacagagttggtacacattccctgcccacaacaggctcacaatgcTCTGAGTAATGAAGAACTATCAGCTTAGATGGCAAACACTCAACCCAGCCCCCCGACAAGATCTGAGCGTTTCCAATCGGAGCTAAAAAgatccaaaatggtggctttctggcttATTAGCTCTGTGAGACGTGTGCCCTTCCATTCCCCGTTTCCTCCCTCagaaaaatccctgccctcccttcgCCTCCCCCATCCGCgtgaaatgaaaagttggcacttcTGGATAAAGTTACTATTCAGCTGGAACAGACTGAaagcatgggaaaaaaaaaaccaaacttgtatccactcctacCTCAGTCTGCTGCAATGGCGCCTGGATCGGAGCGTTTAGCAGCGTGTCCATGCCTtttggagagagatagagaggtcgGTTACTGTCTTGGGCCGCTCTCCTTTCACTCCATGGAGTTAGCGCTGCTAACGGCAGTCACTCTCGGGCACTGGGAGGTCTGACTTTCCGGAGTCTCTTGGAAGCTTTGGTGAGAGGAAGGCTAAGGAATTATCTGCCTCCAACCTAGCGACTGGAGTCTGGGCAGGAAGGGTTGAGACAAGGGGGCCATGTGATTGGTGGATGGGAACTTAGTGCATCtggcttctccttccccccactctcCTTATTTTGTTGCGCGTTAGGGGAGGGGTTTCAGAAGGGCGGAGTAGCAGGGAGTGGCTGGAGGGGCACCTATTTTGATCCACAGACGGTTTTCTGCTCAATTCCTAAGACCTCTCAGTGGACTCCTCCGTCCCCTCCTTCCTAAGACCTCTCAGTGGACTCCTCcgtcccctccttcctgtccagcattcattcattcattcaatcgtatttattgagcgcttactgcctcattcgcacctactcagccttcctgtcgcgccatcgaccccggacctggaatgccctccctttgcccatccgccaagctagctctcttcctcccttcaaggccctactgagagctcatctcctccaggaggccttcccagactgagccttccttcctctccccctcgcccccctctccatcccacgcatcttacctccttcccttcccc
Above is a window of Tachyglossus aculeatus isolate mTacAcu1 chromosome 12 unlocalized genomic scaffold, mTacAcu1.pri SUPER_6_unloc_1, whole genome shotgun sequence DNA encoding:
- the KNL1 gene encoding kinetochore scaffold 1, with the translated sequence MDKIYSEAMEEKELTLPTQRRSSILKLPRSPLRDLGSGNEIIQDVGTVKGRKSSRRVSFAETIKVFQRSPDSNSEDQPEDSGKTAEEGENIPLSQKERPEDMLWEISGMDTLLNAPIQAPLQQTEGPTGDPAYGDRPATDRTVVFADENQMDLTASHTVMISQGLLERTEESKKIDTKSFLASLKDNTAGSERSERCGFSSNPNEAADEYVFQMEPNLSSEKKFNFSDLLSRLRPGQPTSASGNGPDTENTLTSLRSRDPGSDVSPGQEDSSYRTRLFGEQDDGMDITQHHSAVIQTFGPPGSEALLKPGECRGGTLGGPEDFMDLTVNQTGPILSSGHEPSDRENRGSEVTVGLTGNPGVCGIPPQDPSPEDPTVKADNEMDITRSHTVVIDNHTMPQAAEGPAPTWPGTAFPGAWAVFDASPEEASENPGSFSPGAVSKNPLGPGQSYTEMPPKTERAAPASSGPSQKPFPLGGRVAVPGLDAAEETEGAKRHAVAVSLQDKEEAASQKAGSQTEAPLDAAALEREEALEGPGAGIPSRRPMSPDATGRGDVEMTTSHTLDINSRALKPALKGSSRGPEQLRKSLALSSSTSSVRGFAFLEAQQGLGRPPSHPTVTDLGAGPAVPKGDDTVPASIICKPQSGLPDRAFFTPDSSDKDFTQSQAGPIKQDGSGLDFSQAQPTANSEKTISTAPGHCSWPEEMPSKGASIAKPLASEKTQEFSEGDMELTRCHTTTVEGKNVLGDQRAVRTNPPGLVDKTVVFADDLDDLELTRSHTVNIDFKTLEKVKTPEKSTSELVRRTGLAEPAVLSTGSDRTVFFSEDDEGDMEITQRHSDTVGGKSFLLGQRQESGMLPLAAEKTVVFSDNLEDVELTRSHTVNIDFKTLEKKKTPEKSTSELVRRTGLAEPVVLSTGSDRTVFFSEDDEGDMEITQRHSDTVGGKSFLLGQRQESGMLPLAAEKTVVFSDNLEDVELTRSHTVNIDFKTLEKKKTPEKSTSELVRRTGLAEPVVLSTGSDRTIFFSEDDEGDMEITQRHSDTVGGKSFLLGQRQESGALPLAAEKTVVFSDNLEDLELTRSHTVNIDFKTLEKKKTPEKSTSELVRRTGLAEPVVLSTGSDRTVFFSEDDEGDMEITQRHSDTVGGKSFLLGERQESGMLPLAAEKTVVFSDSLEDLELTRSHTVNIDFKTLEKKTTPEKSTSELVRRTGLTEPVVLSTGSDRTVFFSEDDEGDMEITQRHSDTVGGKSFLLGQRQESGTLPLAAEKTVVFSDNLEDLELTRSHTVNIDFKVLERTAIPDKSTAEVVRRTGSAEPVVLSTGRDKTVLFSEDDEGDMEITKGHVIVGGGKTLLTGEQQESGVLTVPAEKTVVFGDHHDDLELTRSHTVKIDYQTLEKPVIPDKSTSEVVRRTGLAEPKMVSSGSDKTIFFSGDGEGDMEITQRHTDPVGDKSSLPGEQQESGIVAVPAEKTVAFADDLDDLELTRSHTVNIDFKILERTMIPDKSTSEVARTALTEPKMASTGNDKTTFFSGDGENDMEITQRQTDTESGQSVLLGTQQESGILTAPAEKTVVFADELDDLELTRSHTVNIDFKIPERTAIPDKSAAEVGRRRGSVEPKMVSACGDNTIFFSGDGEGDMEITRRRTDAVGGRRLLPGTRQESGMPPVPAKKTVVLSDNLDDLELTRSHTVNIDFKIPERSVMTDKSAAEVDRRTGLAEPKMASALSDRTVFLSEDGSDAVGLPKRHDVPPGGRQASGALTAPAEKAAVFSDNLDSLEPTGSRTADPVYETSEKTRIRDKCPSEGNRRKSLAGPKTEPSPDDSPQKCQTLALGQDLEKVVKPKSKRVSFKLPEGRLENFPDEAGESQGMETPEDDVFTSPLPPGLEEKGHDVSSPEASKPPGPVGGHPVAACENESQMFHAAQEPDGLGERKGKENVPAPGGDSAGGDPQTKSDPPAQMDPIPSGASQLPDPKMPSPTSGITNIKVQLRNMKRKSEVISPARTDPESNVPEQSSAAARRAEEYVPAAKSRDRPSTSGKWDPRGERKSCPKDGDLPERPVLKERSKVGRHSLGVFLPRLPNKRNSSVTGMEGPEERSAVPVDRRILDSQPSTSQAGNFAFLGAQLRLSPARYISEEFLPGAPEEMDSLDAWEETGRRESPARPGAVQEASGSHKRSRQLEDADKHREKKIRKTGSGSGGAAQPSHQAEDHKGKSPPSLLAKSLSRTPASCSSSLDSTKAEGSSMDFSMQRSSYMESQFPRDSMCEENLKEKLKDGRITVGEFFTLLQVHILIQKPRQSKLPGNCALSAPSSPEDLFMSQYVYRPKIQIYEEDCQALRQTIEELKLCAKGQDKLLVDVNRSLWEVMRGCSDEELKTFGEDLNKMKSRFTKKSKLLAHQRKVALYSKLVQSCQVQWEKLQNMVERTDGVLEEVDSSLAVLQIETEILEQCEEDASPDSDCDVEWKCGMRAVKQELESLQTQEEELLRSVADLKREKQQALSTMSHWQEETRRAEKWINKLTFSEWEIKEWNSQQATFTFLYDSLDLTFTFGEPMGDSVFNDKPCRSVIDVNFESQLDVDRVPPSTLLVHRLIFQFIEEQGSWKEAYPTQLQIPKMLHDFSLVVSRCRLLGDEVEFLSRWGPKYNLIKIAVNGNEVKLLFSSTASFAKFELTMSLSANYPMAPLPFTFQNRIGKISQEDVAAVLSRVPLGSNYLKTAVQLIHRDLLQGPPRGSPGPGEAPQ